In Procambarus clarkii isolate CNS0578487 chromosome 30, FALCON_Pclarkii_2.0, whole genome shotgun sequence, the DNA window CGTCATTAGACAAATGTTTTCAGTTAAcgcaaaatgttttttttttctttagggAAATATTAAGTGTTTGGGGAAAGATATAACGTGATATAATTCACTGCATACGGTGTAAACATTGGAATATTGAATTGAAAGGTACTGTTCTTCAAATCTAGGCCTTAAGAGTGTTTGTACATCAGCCATGAGCTTAAACAAACGGTTTACATTGGATCTAATGGTCTGTTGCTGTTGGAGTTCCTTTGTAACTCCTCATAAAGTAaacttagtgtgtgtgtataccccgAGAAGTAGAGTACACCTTTCGGAGTATATATTTTATGTTTTATGTTGGTTTTGCCTTCACCTGTGTCACAGGTGATTACACAGGTAATCACCTGTACTACTTCACCTGTATTACACAGGTGATAAAGATGACGACACGGTGCTGGGCATTTATTGAGTTGTGTCTGGTCTTTGCCCATCATTTACAAGGTGTTTGAGTTACTGAAATGTCTGTATTTCGCTCGCCAGCCTGTTGATAGACGAGAGACTTTGATAGATCAGTGAGTAATATTGTGATCGGCGAGAgagggacactggaggagttttgGGAGTAGGCCTATGATAATcatcattgttgttgttgctcttgatgTTATTTCATCATTATTAGCATTAGCATTATTACGATAAAAATAATTTTCTATGCTCTAATTTAGGATTGATTTAGGCAGGCTTAGCTGAGCTAGGATTACTTACAAGTACCTAACAGGAGACAGGAGGCTTCAAGGCGAGGTTTTCTGTTTTCTGGTAATTTTGTTTCTCTGCAATTTATTGACGGGACGTGGGAGTCCTTAAATGTGGTGATGTTCTCGGTCTTACGTTCACTGTTTCACCATCCGATTGGACTGGTTGAGTCAGCGGCGGCCTTGCTCCTTGCAAAGTCGGTGGTCGATCTCGGTGGTGCAAGCggttgggcactgttccttcacTCCTTCCTCACATCCCTTCTAGTTGCTATGTTGTCATGCCGACTCCTGGTAATTACTTTGCCTCATCTTACATTCACTGATAATTTATTTCAGTGTTCCAAAAGTCTGTCTATTAAGAAATACTCCGTTTCTTTAAAGAATTAGTGTTTATTGAAATTTTACCTCAGGGTTTGTACCAATAAACCGcttggtgaacagagacatcaggggGGGAATAACTGGCCCAACGCTTCTGTTCTGCCTCGGGGATTGAACTCAGTACCCTCGGTTGGGAACCAAGTACTTTAACCACTGTGCTACAGAAAGTTTGAGATGGTCATTGATTATATCAAGATAAACATGATATTGGCTGAACCAAAATAAGTTATGTCAATTAGATATATTTACGTCCATTTGTGACTACATAATTAGGTTCAGTATTCAGAATCTCCATAAATATGTAAACTTTTCCCTTCGACAAGCCTCCGGCTTCCTGTTCCCGTCGTGACCACTAGGGACAGTcgttttcaggtaaattcaggtaatgtGTTGGGCTGTCAGAGCCCTTTGGGGTCAAGGAAACAACACATTATACACTTGAAGAAGCTTTTATATCACAGTGAAGCCTTAGAACAGGAGAAGGAGGATGGCTGAAGTAAATGGTTTAGCAGTAAAAGGCCGGGCAGTGGCCGGGGGAGTCATCAGTTTAGATGAGATGTACACGTTTGCCTTTATTGATGCTGATCGGTCACAATGTCTACAGAAGTGTGGACTGAGATCAGCTGCACAAGATCCCTGCGAATGTCCCCCTCGGAGTTAAGTCTTTTTTTTAACTGGCCACTGAAATTGCAACCgagttgtttatatatattttacggTTGGGCAAAAGTTTTTAATAAATCTTTGCTAATGCCAATTATtgccatttaataatattttaattccCATGAAATCATGAGACACTACAAAAGTTTATATACAGACTGCAGGCAACATCACTTACAAAAGTGACTACTTGAAGCTGTTGCAGTCTTTTGCATGTACACAAGACTTCAACAGTAGTAAGAGGGTGGTAAGGGCGGTTATCACAGCTGTGGATGAAGACCTCTCTGGAGGTCTTCACTTACTGATTTTGCTCACAGATTGTCGACTGAGTGAATGTCAGGACGTGACTCTCGCCAATGGCGGATATGGCGGAGAGGTTGAAGGTGTACTTCTCGCACGGGTTGAGGCCATCAACGGTCACCTCGTTCTTGAAGCTGGTTATGTCGGTGACCGTCATTGTGCCCACTTCGTTGTTGGCGCCCTGCCAGGAGAGCAAGTACTCGGTGACGCAGCGGGTGTTGGTCGCCGGCTGGAaccaatgcaaggtgatggaggtggtggttgcACTCTCCAGTCCAAATTGCTGCGGCTCTGAGGGCGTAGCATCCGAGGTTCTGTTGTATACTTCGCTCCAGGGGGATTCCTTGTTCGTCTTTGTGATGGCGCGGACCTTAAACAGATAGTTGGTGCAGGCTTCCAGGCCGGTGATGAGGTCTACCACAGGATCACCATTCAGCTTGGGAACCGTCACACGTGACATGTCCTGGTCAATGACTCTAATGTCGTATTCCTTGACGCACTGCGGGTTGGTCTCTGGCGGCTCGAAGGACAGTCTCACGGCGTTCTCGTGAATCTCGGTTAGCATCAAGTTCTTGACGGGGCCCGGCTCTGAGAGAACACCAAAAGTATTAGTATACACCAATTCAGTGGTTTTCTTTTAATCTACTGAAACCAATACATCATTTTGGACTGTCGACTTTTGTATTTTTAACTCAAAGAGAATTCTTAGTTCCTTCGGAAGGTCAAGAATGGCGACCAACACTAAAATATGAAACGGGTGAATCTAGATTCTTGAAGAGCAGACATTCTAGGCCTCGACTAAAGGAAGCTCCGAGGCCAAAATGTCAGTTCATTAATTCATTATTAGTATTCAGCTCATTGTTTTAATGAACATGTGAGCTTAGTGTATGTGTTCACGCTTGTTCATAATGGCACGGTGGGAAGTTATGAGAGTTAAGGATTATCATGGGAGAATATATAGAGTAATAAGCTGGGAAGAATCAACAGCTGAGGGTAGCAAAAATTGCCACAGCAGCTGGTAGAAGTGAGGTCCAGCTGCAGGCAGTGCGAGGTACCGACCGCCTCTTGAATAGTGCCTTAATCATAGAGTACCTGCACCATAGTACCTGTGCCAGAGTACCTGCGCCATAGTACCTGCGCCATAGTACCTGCACCAGAGTACCTGCACCAGAGTACCTGCGCCACAGTACCTGTGCCAGAGTACCTGTGCCACAGTACCTGTGCCAGAGTACCTGTGCCACAGTACCTGCGCCAGAGTACCTGCGCCACAGTACCTGTGCCAGAGTACCTGCGCCATAGTACCTGCGCCATAGTACCTGTGCCAGAGTACCTGTGCCAGTAAGGTGGGTAATTAACAATAACAAGGCGGCTACGAGCAGCGACAGACCGCCGACACTCTACTAACCAACATCCTGAGTGGTGGTGGAGTCGGCGGTGGGGACGCCCTCGATGCCTCCTGGCGTGACAGAGGTGATGGTGACCTGGTAGTTGCTGCAGGGGAGCAGGCCGGTGATGGTGAAGTTGTCAGTGTTAGAAGGTACCTCCTCGCACTCTTCTACTGGGTGTATACCGTCGTACCAGCAGATGACGAAGCTGGCCGCGCAGGCGTCCTTGGGGCTGTCCCACGACACGTCGATACTCTCCGGGTTACTGGGGTCCAGCACGACGAGGGAAGGCGTCTGAGGAGCTGTCAAAACAATTTTCCGTAGTTTAAAAAAACATCGAAATATGGACAATGCTATGATGTCTTTTGATCCATATTTATATATACGGTCTGAGAAATAAGGTGTTGATAAAGCCATACATGGTTCCTTCATTGAGGTCCCTCTGGTAATAGATCTGTCTCACCTGTCTCATTAGTGTTGGCAAATTTTAGGACAGGCGCACTATTGATTCCAGACTCGCTGATGGAGGAGATTTCGATAGAGTAGTTGGTACAGGCGTCCAAGGGGCCGATGGTGGCGTGGTGGTCGTACTCATCTTCAGACATTTCCTGGGAGTTTCGGGTGACTTCATCTGTGATGGCGCCGTATGTGATGGTGTAGCTGGGTGATGACACACAATAATACGTTATTCTATAACATTTTTAGTTTGGAGAAATAAATAATTCAGAGGTGGTGTTATTCAGAAGACAGTGTAGTTCTCAGGAACATAGTGTCATTGAACTAGAAGGGGCATAAGGAGGAAGAAATGTCAATCGTGAAAGAGAACAGTGTCACTCAGACGGAGGCGTCGTTTAAGAAGGAAGGATGTTCTTCAGATATAAACAATATCACTCCAAATAATGTGAGGCTTCTAAGGAGGAGCCAGAGCCTATGGAAGAGGATATGTCATTCTTAAGATTCGTTCAGAAGAAGGGCGCTAAGTCAGAAGGGAGACGTTTTGTAGTGGTGGGGGTTGAGAGTCGGGTCCCGGGTAGTTCGCCTCGATATTGGGAGTTTCCTCCCAGTTTACCTGGACATTAGTGTATGGCTAACAGGCAGCCTTGTAGAAGTAACTTACACATGAACACAAACTTACTCATGAACACACAGAGGGTTGACTTACTCATGAACACACACAGAGGGTTGACTTACTCATGAACACACACAAAGGGTTGACTTACTCATGAACACACACAGAGGGTTGACTTACTCATGAACACACACAGAGGGTTGACTTACTCATGAACACACAGAGGATTGACTTACTCATGAACACACAGAGGATTGACTTACTCATGAACACACAGAGGATTGACTTACTCATGAACACACAGAGGATTGACTTATTCATGAACACACACAGAGGGTTGACTTACTCATGAACACACAGAGGATTGACTTACTCATGAACACACACAGAGGGTTGACTTACTCATGAACACAGAGGATTGACTTACTCATGAACACACAGAGGGTTGACTTACTCATGAACACACAGAGGATTGACTTACTCATGAACACACAGAGGATTGACTTACTCATGAACACACACAGAGGGTTGACTTACTCATGAACACACAGAGGATTGACTTACTCATGAACACAGAGGGTTGACTTACTCATGAACACACAGAGGATTGACTTACTCATGAACACACACAGAGGGTTGACTTACTCATGAACACACAGAGGGTTGATGAGAGGGTCGTTCCACTTGAGCTCGATAGTACTGTCTGTGGTGATGCCCACGACCACGTCCCGAGGCGGCCCGGGAACTGTCCAGGACACAACCTTGCTGTTAGTGCTTCACGTTATGCTTCAAGTACTCTACTCGTGGTATATATATTTAGTATCAGACCTTAACTCATCTTAGTATTTCACACTTGTGCCATTTTTATGCTTTATTTGTATGAATTAAGTGTTAGTGGTTCACCTGTGTTACTTTAGGACTAATGATTCACTTTTTGTCACTTTATTGTTTGTACTTCATCTATGTTACGTTATTGCTGTTGCTTCATTCGATTCACTGGACGTATTGGAGCCCCCTTATGACACACCTATGGTAGACCAACAGAGACTCCCCCATCTTCCTCACATCACTCACCTGTGCTTCCCATCACTCACCTGTCCTTCCCATCACTCACCTGTCCTTCCCATCACTCACCTGTGTttaccccacactcacctgtcctTCCCTTCGCTCACCTGTGCTTCTTACCCCTCACACATGTGCGTCCTTTCACTCACCTGTGCTTCCCATCTGAGGGTAAACCTGTGTTTACCCTCACTCACTTCATTGTGTTTCCCATCATTCCCCTGATCCAAACCTCTCTTAACCCAACACCAAGGTGGCTTCCGTTGTCAGCATCTGCTGACTTAGGTATTGTGTTGCGTGCACTGTTCAGATAGTGTTGTGTGGCATGCATGTTGCCGGTAGTGTTGTGTGGCATGCCTCGTACCTCCTTCCTTGGTAGTAACAGTCTCCGTTGCGGCGGGGCCCTCGTTGCCGCTGGGAGTCAAGGGCGTGACTGTCACCTCGTAGTTGCCGCAGCCTTGCATGAACGCCATCGTCACGGACGTGGTGTCCACCTGTCGGTGAGCCTTGCGTTATCACACAGCTCTCTGTTCCTCCACCTGACTATCTCCTACACAAGTTGGCCTTCTACCTCACAAGCTGGCTCTCACACaagaggctctctctctctctctctctgtcggctGTCTTCCTTACCACCTGGCTCTCTTTCTCAGCGCCTAGACTTCTCCAATCACCACCTGATCTCTACTCTTATTAAATAACGGTGTCTTTCACCATCTGGCCCATTCCCCTCACCAACTGtccttccaccaccacctggttctCTACCTATGAGCCTAAACCTCTTCCATACTCACCGTCTGGCAGTTGGTCTCCAGAGTTTCTTCTAGTTCCTTTGCGCACACCTTGTAGGATTCGACACACGCTGAGTTGACTTCTGGAGCGTCCCATTGTATAGTTGTCCCTGTGTCGCCCTCGGAGACGACCACTACGTTAGTCGCAGCGCTTGGGGCTGTAACGATCAAACGTTACACAAAATATATTCTCAGTtgtgtgtgtatacgtatatGCAGACACAGACATATACTTAAAAGGTCTATGGACAGCTGCTCATACTCACGTGTATCAGCCGTATAACCAGTGGTGGTGGCCACGTCGCCCTGGAATATAGTGCCATCAGCCGGGTTGTCAAACATGGGAATAAGATCGAACTTGTGCGCCTTGCATGCCTCGAGGTATGTGACGGTGTAAGAGCAGTGACTGGCCGTACAACGGACGTCGTTGGAGAAGTCGCTGTCAGTGACAATGGTGTACTTGTGGAGTGGGTAGTCCCCTTCCACGAAGTCCCATTCCAGTACAATTTCACCATCTCCACTGCCTGTCTGCTGGAAGTTCTCGATGTGACCTGTGGGAGGAGATGATGTGAGGAGCTGGAGTGTGGCttgttttgtgtctttcggtatgGTGGACTCTGTCTCATGTTTTTGTCAAGAGAACTAGACAGAAATTAAAACTAAATAAGGAACATTACAGAAATATTTATGTTTTTAAAGAGATAAAGATGCAATAACATTCTCATCCATACATTTTTTGCTAAGACTGAAAAAGGAGATAAGTAAATGATTAACTTCAAAGGGTTCTTTTCCACTGCCTCGTGGATGTATTTAGATATCTTTCATTTGGTCATTTGGAATATTTCAACTGGGAATCAGTCAAGCTCTTCACTAGctggtgtaaattattatgttacTAAATGGTAGAGGCGAGGCTCGCTTTAGTACGTCAGTACCACTTTTAAAGTCTTTGAAGTGTTTCAGCTCTAGCGGTCGGAGAGGGACTAGCGATTGTAACAAGGTGTTTGATCGGGAATTTCTTCACGATGTCCGTCTCGAAGCCGCTGGTGAAGGTTAAAATATAAAGAAATATCGGAAAAAAACATTAAATTGTGTGATCTTTGAAGAAGCTTGAATAAGAAGCCACCTGACTAGTGTACGTTGTTTACATTGGCGACCATTCCCCTCCCGcggagctacgggctcaccatagcccgtgctacatggacacttcgttctgagtagctaaatctgaaacaacaacatcccGCGGTTCATAGGCCTCAAGTCAAAATGCAAACCAATTGCACCACCAAATCATAACTATACAGCGTTCCCATTGTTGTCAGAGCGTCTGCAACTTGTCCCAGCCCTGCTGCAGGACACCGTCAATGACGGGATTCGTGCAAAAGCTAGACATAAGCGAACTCTTGGAACACTGGCGCCTGACTGCTGTAAGTTAGTGACCTAAGACAAATAACTTGATAAAAAACCCAGAATGAACGCTCAGCTGTGTTCGTTGCTACTCCATGAGATTCACGAGAAAAAGAAAACGTTACGGAAActcaaaaatatattatttataaaatgcatataaatgcagtcAAAATAAAACTATAATGCTTTCAAAAACTTACCAGGCACAGCTGCAGCGCAGACAGCAAGGACCGCTGCCAGGTACACGAGAGTCTTCATGGCTCTGGTAAACTTGTTGCAGTCTGTCCTGAGGTGCTGTCCAGTGCAGATGGTGCAGCACACTATGAGGCGGATCCAGGCTACCAGTATTTATAAACCATATTGGCCTCATGACGTAGCTCATGCCAAATTAGGCGTTGCGTCCAAAATAACAATGATGGGACCAACAACACCTTAAGATATTGAGAATGTCCTTGACAAGCTGTTCACCTCCGGGGTTCTCAAGGTTTCAACCTCTCGCCGGCAGTacgactgtgtggccgtgttcgtgTTGTTACCGCCATGGGAgtcgacaggtgtgtgtgtgtgtgtccaggtttGTGTACTGATAACCCATTTGACGCTGCTACAGTCAAAGCAGGCTCTTTGTTTTCGTCTTTCGTACTCAGTTTGTCATAAACATTTGTAAATtttaaataaacaaatccacaaaggccgtgatgagggttcgaacctacgttcgagatTTTGTAAACTTTCTTGTTGATTTGTTAAGAAATGTTTCATTCCCGCGCTCGTACTACTTTTGTAAGTTGTTTGATTCCCATTACTTCTTAACCTTTTCTAATCTTGTTTACGGTCGTTATATCGCCTCAAGAGCTCCTGGCCTCCAATGTGCGTTCTTGCATATTTTCATGATTCTTAACGCttacatatattttgtatttattatttatttcataTGTATTTGCGCCTTGCTACAACGTCATACTGCAGCCTAGTTCTAACATGTGATAAATAAACATTTCAGCATTTCTCTATCAATATAGCTAAAAGTTATCCAAAGATTGCCAGCAGAATATAAGTCATTTAGAACACATTAAGAGTTTTTGacactcgcttcatgcaggtctgcgttcaatccccagcccatcctcctgttttggtagtacttatagtaacgatgaggaccatagtatatatataccgacgtacaacgaaattagaaagtagaaatcgataCTATTGAGtttgacaaaccggaaaactattttttacttgtgttgtaaagacaaactaacctaacctaaccttcctaggcctaatgcacgatatctgaggcctaatatagtacatatgtgtgctatactaggcctaggaatatttaagtttgtattttagcttcatttttatcAAAGCATTTCTTACGAGTCGATATACTACTATTGAAAAATTAAGTAGGTACAAATTCGTGACTATTAGCGATCggcacaataggtactatctaaacaacAGAATGGGTTGTCAGTCCCCGACCGtgtaagtgattgggcaccattccttcccaccgtcccgtcccaaatcgttatcctaatcccttccaaatgctatacagttgtaatggcttggcgttttctcctgGCTCCCTCTCCCAGTCTTTTTTCAAAGTGATTAAGCTCACTCGGATTAGGAACTTCTATTGTCTATTTCATGGTGATTTGAGTTTCTCTTAAGACTTGGAGCTTTGTGACCATAGATGTGCTGACCTAAATGTgtgtgagaggggtgagagtcAGCTTGTGAGTGTTTAAACGGGCACATTATTGCGTGtaattttacgggctattcatgcccgtgccacctcttgggtggcttaatcttcatcaatcaatctgcgTGTAATTTAGTTGAGGGTCGACCAGGTCACCGGCCAGTATGGGGTCCAAGGGAGAGACTACCCTTTGGCAAGTACTTCAAGGTCGGATATCTTTTATTCGTCTTGAGgccacatcatcacacacacagaaatcacaatagcgtgatatatcagatcctcgtgagggcagtaccaccccaggttgcaattcttttgaccatgtggcggtggtacagttgactaaggcgcgtctgggtacatcccgtgcgtaggttcgaaaccTTATCattccccttgtggatttgttcatttggccATTTCATCATTTGTAATGAACAGGAAGGCGCCTCTCAAAATATGTGCATCTTTGGCAGTAAGGAATCTGCATCATAAGCAGATAGATCATCTTGTAGCTCTGCTTTCTGGCATGTAAATGTGTGTTAGAGTTTTATTTCTGAAACTCTAGCTTCGTGTTGTCTCGAAGTAGGCACAAGCCGTGTAGGTAATCATATCACCTGGTGTGAATTGTCTTCCCCTTATCAAGTGACTAGTCTTGCCTCTTAGCAAGGATAAGTAATTCTAAATTTAATTTACAGTTTAAAGGGACTGTCTAACTTTAGACactgaataaaatattattttaagtctgtttataattatatatgatAATAATGTAAACATATAGAGCTAATAATATTAACAAGAGTGAGCGGGTTGGTGCAGGAGTTGACCCACGCAATGATGGTAAACACAGTCGAATAATCATTAAAGTTCCCAAAGACAAGAACCGGAGCTCCGaactgactacacacacacacacacacacacacacacacacacacacacacacgtgtgtggtgtgtgtatggaagtgatgtggtggaggctgactccatgcacagtttcaaatgtagatatgatagagcccaataggctcaggaacctgtacacctgttgattgacagttgagaggcgggtccaaagaacCTAAgcccaaccctcgcaagaacaactagacgAGTAGAAAAGCATATAAAAAGTACGAGTTCTCATACATAAAAAGACCAACAAAGAAATAATAATCTGAAACCTGTTAGCTTCAGATTAATAATCTGAAGATAATACTCAGATTAATAAATAATGATAGATAATGATACATTAATAATCAGATTAATAAATAATGTGAGACTCTTGTGGAGTTCAGTGGATACGTCATTACCCATTTTTGTACATTAGCACGAAATAATACATTTTCCAACAGCCTGGATGTTCTCCATTTTCCAGTGAGGAATTATATACTATAGCGAGGGTCGCGCAGCGTCCTTCAGTAGTCATGGTGGTATCTTGTTGTGCCCCGAGGCTGACGTCACACACAATTACCTCAGTCGTTTCTTTTCTTCATCTGGTGTCACAGCCTGCTGGCTACAATGAGGCTTGTAGGTTGTTTGCTTAGTGCAAGGAAGGTGCTGTATTGTATATTGGCTACAATGATTCTTGTAAGTTGGCTAGCTCGAGGATAGGCAAATCTCCACGTTGACCCTTTCGTCCCCGTCCCCTTGCACTCCCCCCCACTTCGTCCTTCCCCTTGTTCTCCCCCCCTCTACCTCTCGCCCTtcgcctccaccccctcccccccttcctccacacacacacacacacacgtgttcacGGACACAATATGGCGTGAGAAAGGGCGCGGGTGAGCCAGTTTTATGACACACGCTGATACAGGCGAGAAGAGTTGACGGATAGGAGgatggagaagagagagagaggggggggagaaaggaataggcgtggggggggggagaaaggaataggcgtgggggggagaaaggaacaggcgtaggggggggaaaggaataggcgtgggggggaaagaggggataGTTCTCACTGCACTCTAAACAAGGGTTCCTAGAATATCGGGCTTCTATATTAGAAAAGAGCATGTCTGCCTGTCCAATGTTGGAGACCatgcagacgcttggggctagcctcacccaaatttgtaAGGGAAAATGGTCTGTGGTATGGGattgacataggctggtcggggcagGCCTATGTTTAATGATTGAagaaatattattaattattgaCACTTTCCTCCATCCAGTTTTCATAGATTCAAGTGTAGTCAAGTGTGACAAGTTCATTATGATGCCCTAAAGTAAGATTTTTGTGATCGTACAAAAATATTTCATTAGGGGACCCATACAATAGCTTCATTGCTTCCTAATATTATATTTtccgagagaaagagaagagaggcgAAAGATGGGGGGATAGGTGGGGAGGACGAATGGGGGAACAAACGGAATGGAAGGGCAGAGGTAGGAATAATAGACTAATAAATAATATTGCTAGTGCAATATTATTATTGCATAAATAATTTTCTGGCAGAAAGGAAGAGGTGAGGGATGGGGATAAGAGGGGtagaaggggggtgggggaagagacaGACTATCCCAGGACACCGCCAGGTAACCCTCctagtgtgtaatatatatatatatatatatatatatatatatattgtgacgagaaAAATAGATGGTATCGCAGTCTCTAAGCAGATAGAATGCCagtcacacaaaaaaaaaaaaaaaaaaaaaaaaaaaaaaaaaaaaaaaaaaaaaaaaaaaaaaaaaaaaattagagtggTGTGTAATGTTCACTGTGTGGCAGCTGTAGGATAAAGCACAAAAGAGAAGAATAAACAGTTAAAAATCCTTTACTTTGATAGAAAACtgaaattaaacaaattacaaaacaaaatatcgAGGCTTGGCTCTAGTACaaagtgtgcaaaacaaacaagatgaacaatcaaatttacgttacgttaatgtgcaaataaaatatggtgcgGGAATGCTGTGAGCAAAACTGAATAGCTCTGTTACCACGCCGgggtatgtcaacaggtctactcagcagAGTACCCAGAAGTAATCTGAACTGTAGTGGGCTAGGTAGCCCTATATATACACGGCGACGGCCGTCCAGATGGCGCTGGTTCCTTCTTTAACTATTAACCGGCTcttaaactgcttgtttcggaTGGCGTGAGCTGccagcgacccaggtgcgaggtggggtgactgGCAGTGGGGTaggtagactggtggtattgtctagacgtctggaggtagttgttgttgttgttcttcttGTGGCCACAGTACTTTAATATATAGACGTGATGTGGgtagaataggtgatgatggagcaggtcgaatctcttcctagagattttaccgtcATAATATATAAGGTTAATATAAGGGCATCCAGCGGTACTCGggtctccctctccccttccgcctcttaaCCCCTTTTCATTCTACCTCCTCTAACCCAGTCttccatcctcccttacctctccccctctcacacccactccatttttctcccctctctccttcctcttcccgcaATACACCCCTTTCCCTTCGCCcaaagtttctctctctctctctctctcactctttcactctttcactctttctctctttctctctttctctctttctctctttctctctctctctctctctctctctctctctctctctctctctctctctctctctctctctctctctctctctctctctctctctctctcactctttctctctttcactctttctctctctctttctttctttttttctgtgtgtgtgtatgtgtgtgagagagagcatgAAATCGCAGGGGGTCATTATAGGAGCCAGTATTTCTTTATATGTGACACTGGACTGATCCCTCACTGGCCTGTGACACTCCATGCCACACATGTCCCATTTTCCAAAAGTTGGATGAGGCTAGATCTAAGTTTGAACAAGGGACAAACCTGTTTTTCGCTTTTAAAACCTATAAAATCTGTTCTATTATATAGGTTTTAGATAACACAAAAGGTTAGATCAATGACTCCAACACGAATCTTCATGTTTCTTATTTTCTTCTTCACTTACGAAGAAAGTTAAAAAACTTAACTATAAAGTTTATTTTACAATTTTATTTGACCTGACGCATGCCGCTAGAGAGTG includes these proteins:
- the LOC123765456 gene encoding receptor-type tyrosine-protein phosphatase delta, giving the protein MKTLVYLAAVLAVCAAAVPGHIENFQQTGSGDGEIVLEWDFVEGDYPLHKYTIVTDSDFSNDVRCTASHCSYTVTYLEACKAHKFDLIPMFDNPADGTIFQGDVATTTGYTADTPPSAATNVVVVSEGDTGTTIQWDAPEVNSACVESYKVCAKELEETLETNCQTVDTTSVTMAFMQGCGNYEVTVTPLTPSGNEGPAATETVTTKEGVPGPPRDVVVGITTDSTIELKWNDPLINPLCVHDYTITYGAITDEVTRNSQEMSEDEYDHHATIGPLDACTNYSIEISSISESGINSAPVLKFANTNETAPQTPSLVVLDPSNPESIDVSWDSPKDACAASFVICWYDGIHPVEECEEVPSNTDNFTITGLLPCSNYQVTITSVTPGGIEGVPTADSTTTQDVEPGPVKNLMLTEIHENAVRLSFEPPETNPQCVKEYDIRVIDQDMSRVTVPKLNGDPVVDLITGLEACTNYLFKVRAITKTNKESPWSEVYNRTSDATPSEPQQFGLESATTTSITLHWFQPATNTRCVTEYLLSWQGANNEVGTMTVTDITSFKNEVTVDGLNPCEKYTFNLSAISAIGESHVLTFTQSTICEQNQ